In Streptomyces dangxiongensis, one DNA window encodes the following:
- a CDS encoding class F sortase, translated as MVPRRRRRRPWYRTRAYRLARTAALVVVLVTVGNRCGRDGGPGLPGRPGGPDAVAAAGAGSTRADGRGPGPDDPEPSVTAGPPPRPLPRSRPTSFRVPSLGIDAPVTPLRLDANRRLETPPVDRPKLVGWYQGGPTPGESGTAVAVGHRDTRIGPAVFSGLALVRPGKPVEVRRADGRTAVYTVDRVRVFDKNGFPDTEVYGPSGRPELRILTCGGLFSRRTGYTSNVVVFAHLTATK; from the coding sequence ATGGTGCCGCGTAGGCGCCGACGCAGGCCCTGGTACCGCACCCGCGCCTACCGCCTGGCCAGGACGGCCGCGCTCGTGGTCGTCCTGGTGACGGTCGGCAACCGGTGCGGGCGGGACGGCGGCCCGGGCCTGCCCGGCCGGCCGGGCGGCCCGGACGCCGTGGCGGCCGCCGGCGCGGGCTCCACCCGGGCCGACGGACGGGGCCCCGGGCCGGACGACCCCGAGCCCTCCGTCACCGCGGGGCCCCCGCCGCGTCCGCTGCCCCGCTCCCGGCCGACATCCTTCCGGGTGCCCTCCCTGGGGATCGACGCCCCGGTCACCCCGCTCCGGCTGGACGCGAACCGGCGGCTGGAGACGCCGCCCGTCGACCGGCCCAAGCTGGTCGGCTGGTACCAGGGCGGCCCCACGCCGGGTGAGTCCGGCACCGCGGTCGCCGTCGGCCACCGCGACACCAGGATTGGACCCGCCGTGTTCTCGGGGCTCGCCCTGGTCCGGCCCGGCAAGCCCGTCGAGGTGCGGCGGGCGGACGGCCGCACCGCCGTCTACACCGTGGACCGCGTGCGGGTCTTCGACAAGAACGGCTTCCCCGACACGGAGGTCTACGGGCCCTCCGGGCGTCCGGAGCTGCGGATCCTCACCTGCGGCGGCCTCTTCAGCCGGCGCACCGGCTACACCAGCAACGTGGTGGTCTTCGCCCACCTGACCGCGACGAAGTGA
- a CDS encoding aldehyde dehydrogenase family protein encodes MKAHDALYIDGAWRPADSGDVIEVVNPADEQVIGRVPAGGALDVDTAVRAARAALPAWAATPPAERAARLAALRDALVARKDEIAATVTAELGSPPQFSQAVHAGVPIAVAASYAELAASHPFEERVGNSTVLHEPVGVVGAITPWNYPLHQIVAKVAPALAAGCTVVLKPAEDTPLTAQLFAEAVDEAGVPAGVFNLVTGFGPVAGQALAEHPGVDLVSFTGSTAVGRRIGAVAGAAVKKVALELGGKSANVILPSADLAKAVNVGVANVMSNSGQTCSAWTRMLVHRDRYAEAVELAAAAAAKYGDRIGPVVSAGQRARVRGYIEKGIAEGARLVAGGPEAPREKGYFVSPTVFADVTPEMAIAQEEIFGPVLSVLGYDDEDDALRIANGTVYGLAGAVWAADEAEAVAFARRMDTGQVDINGGRFNPLAPFGGYKQSGVGRELGTHGLAEYLQTKSLQF; translated from the coding sequence ATGAAGGCACACGACGCCCTGTACATCGACGGCGCCTGGCGCCCCGCGGACAGCGGGGACGTGATCGAGGTCGTGAACCCCGCCGACGAGCAGGTCATCGGCCGGGTCCCGGCGGGCGGGGCCCTGGACGTCGACACCGCCGTCCGGGCCGCGCGCGCCGCCCTGCCCGCCTGGGCGGCCACGCCCCCGGCCGAGCGGGCCGCACGCCTGGCCGCCCTCCGGGACGCCCTCGTGGCCCGCAAGGACGAGATCGCCGCGACGGTCACCGCCGAACTGGGCTCACCCCCGCAGTTCTCCCAGGCCGTGCACGCCGGTGTGCCGATCGCGGTCGCCGCCTCCTACGCCGAGCTGGCCGCCTCCCATCCCTTCGAGGAGCGCGTCGGCAACTCCACCGTCCTGCACGAACCGGTCGGCGTGGTCGGCGCGATCACCCCCTGGAACTACCCTCTCCACCAGATCGTCGCCAAGGTCGCCCCCGCGCTCGCCGCGGGCTGCACGGTCGTCCTCAAGCCTGCCGAGGACACCCCGCTCACCGCCCAGTTGTTCGCCGAGGCGGTCGACGAGGCGGGCGTGCCCGCGGGCGTGTTCAACCTGGTCACCGGCTTCGGACCGGTCGCCGGACAGGCGCTCGCCGAGCACCCGGGCGTCGACCTGGTCTCCTTCACCGGCTCCACGGCGGTCGGCCGGCGGATCGGCGCGGTGGCCGGCGCGGCCGTGAAGAAGGTCGCCCTCGAACTGGGCGGCAAGTCCGCCAACGTCATCCTGCCGAGCGCCGACCTCGCCAAGGCCGTCAACGTCGGCGTGGCCAACGTGATGTCCAACTCCGGCCAGACGTGCAGCGCCTGGACCCGGATGCTGGTCCACCGCGACCGGTACGCGGAGGCCGTCGAGCTGGCCGCTGCCGCCGCCGCCAAGTACGGCGACCGCATCGGCCCGGTGGTCAGCGCCGGCCAGCGGGCGCGGGTGCGCGGCTACATCGAGAAGGGCATCGCCGAGGGTGCCCGCCTGGTCGCCGGCGGCCCCGAAGCGCCGCGGGAGAAGGGCTACTTCGTCAGCCCGACCGTCTTCGCCGACGTCACGCCGGAGATGGCCATCGCCCAGGAGGAGATCTTCGGCCCGGTCCTGTCGGTCCTGGGCTACGATGACGAGGACGACGCCCTGCGCATCGCCAACGGCACGGTGTACGGCCTCGCGGGTGCCGTCTGGGCCGCCGACGAGGCCGAGGCGGTGGCCTTCGCCCGCCGCATGGACACCGGCCAGGTCGACATCAACGGCGGCCGGTTCAACCCGCTCGCGCCCTTCGGGGGCTACAAGCAGTCCGGAGTCGGGCGGGAACTCGGCACGCACGGACTCGCGGAGTACCTCCAGACCAAATCCCTCCAGTTCTAA
- a CDS encoding Zn-dependent alcohol dehydrogenase, giving the protein MAVRAAVLPAIGAPLEITGIELPDPGPGQVRVRVAAAGVCHSDLSLANGTVRVPVPAVLGHEGAGTVVAVGEGVTHVAPGASVVLNWAPSCGTCHACTLGEVWLCANALNGAADVHARTADGTDLHPGLNVAAFAEETVVAASCVLPLPEGVPLVDAALLGCAVLTGYGAVHHSAKVRPGETVAVFGVGGVGLATLQSARIAGASRIVAVDVSPGKEELARAAGATDYVLASGTTAREIHALTGKQGVDVSVECAGRAVSIRAAWESTRRGGRTTVVGIGGKDEQVTFNALELFRWGRTLSGCVYGNSDPARDLPVLAAHVREGRLDLSRLVTERITLEGIPAAFDNMLAGKGGRALVVF; this is encoded by the coding sequence ATGGCCGTACGAGCCGCCGTCCTGCCCGCCATCGGCGCACCGCTGGAGATCACCGGTATCGAGCTGCCCGACCCGGGCCCCGGACAGGTCCGCGTCCGCGTCGCCGCCGCCGGCGTCTGCCACTCCGACCTGTCGCTGGCGAACGGCACCGTGCGGGTGCCGGTCCCGGCCGTCCTCGGCCACGAGGGCGCCGGCACGGTCGTCGCCGTCGGCGAGGGCGTCACCCACGTCGCGCCCGGCGCGTCCGTGGTCCTCAACTGGGCGCCGTCCTGCGGCACCTGCCACGCCTGCACGCTCGGCGAGGTATGGCTGTGCGCCAACGCCCTGAACGGCGCCGCGGACGTCCACGCCCGCACCGCCGACGGCACCGACCTCCACCCCGGCCTCAACGTCGCGGCGTTCGCCGAGGAGACGGTGGTCGCCGCGTCCTGCGTGCTGCCGCTGCCCGAGGGGGTGCCGTTGGTGGACGCCGCCCTCCTCGGGTGCGCCGTGCTCACCGGGTACGGCGCCGTCCACCACTCGGCGAAGGTCCGGCCCGGTGAGACGGTCGCCGTGTTCGGCGTCGGCGGGGTCGGCCTCGCCACCCTCCAGTCGGCCCGCATCGCGGGTGCCTCCCGCATCGTCGCGGTCGACGTTTCCCCCGGCAAGGAGGAGCTGGCCCGCGCGGCCGGCGCCACGGACTACGTCCTCGCCTCCGGCACCACCGCGCGCGAGATCCACGCACTCACCGGCAAGCAGGGCGTCGACGTCTCCGTGGAGTGCGCGGGCCGCGCGGTCTCCATCCGGGCGGCCTGGGAGTCCACCCGCCGGGGCGGCCGTACGACGGTCGTCGGCATCGGCGGCAAGGACGAGCAGGTCACCTTCAACGCTCTGGAACTCTTCCGCTGGGGCCGCACCCTGTCCGGCTGCGTCTACGGCAACAGCGATCCGGCCCGCGACCTCCCCGTCCTCGCCGCGCACGTACGCGAGGGCCGCCTGGACCTCTCCCGGCTGGTGACCGAGCGGATCACCCTGGAGGGCATCCCGGCGGCCTTCGACAACATGCTGGCGGGCAAGGGGGGCCGGGCGCTGGTGGTGTTCTGA
- a CDS encoding TetR/AcrR family transcriptional regulator — protein sequence MARPRKPLLSTDRIVETARDLVDREGLAAVSTRRLAAELGVSGPSLYNHFRTKDEILEAVADSVSGLVDLSMFEDGREWRTALHDWAVSYRSALRDHPNIVPVLARGPGRRPAALRLADAVYGAMVDAGWPPAQATSIGALMRYFIMGSALGSFAGGFVDDASAYDPADYPHLGQAHLLADQQEKIDERAFETGLTALLDGLAQQYRQQVREGA from the coding sequence ATGGCCCGACCGCGCAAGCCCCTCCTCAGCACCGACCGGATCGTCGAGACGGCCCGAGACCTCGTGGACCGGGAGGGCCTGGCGGCCGTCTCCACGCGCCGGCTCGCCGCCGAGCTGGGGGTGAGCGGGCCCTCGCTGTACAACCACTTCCGCACCAAGGACGAGATCCTGGAGGCGGTCGCGGACTCGGTGAGCGGGCTGGTGGATCTGTCGATGTTCGAGGACGGCCGGGAGTGGCGGACCGCGCTGCACGACTGGGCCGTCTCCTACCGGTCCGCCCTGCGCGACCACCCGAACATCGTCCCGGTCCTCGCCCGGGGCCCCGGCCGCCGCCCCGCCGCGCTGCGCCTGGCCGACGCGGTCTACGGCGCGATGGTCGACGCGGGCTGGCCGCCCGCGCAGGCGACCTCCATCGGCGCGCTGATGCGGTACTTCATCATGGGCTCGGCGCTCGGTTCGTTCGCCGGCGGCTTCGTGGACGACGCCAGCGCCTACGACCCCGCCGACTACCCCCACCTCGGCCAGGCCCACCTCCTGGCCGATCAGCAGGAGAAGATCGACGAGCGGGCGTTCGAGACGGGGCTCACCGCGCTGCTGGACGGGCTCGCGCAGCAGTACCGGCAGCAGGTGCGGGAGGGCGCGTAG
- a CDS encoding acyl-CoA dehydrogenase family protein: protein MNLGLGEEQTAVRQLARDFVEREIAPHVVAWDRAEEVDRGIVKKLGELGFLGLTVDEEYGGSGGDHLAYCLVTEELGRGDSSVRGIVSVSLGLVAKTIAAWGSEEHKRRWLPGLTSGAYVGCFGLTEPGTGSDAGSLTTRAVRDGGDYVINGTKMFITNGTWADVVLLFARSTDAPGHKGVSAFLVPADTPGLTRRAIHGKLGLRGQATAELVLQDVRVPASALLGEEGRGFSVAMSALAKGRMSVAAGCVGIAQAALDAAVRYAGEREQFGKPIARHQLVQELISDIAVDVDAARLLTWRVADLIDRGEPFAVESSKAKLFASEAAVRAANNALQVFGGYGYTDEYPAGKLLRDARVMTLYEGTSQIQKLLIGRALTGVSAF from the coding sequence GTGAACCTGGGACTCGGCGAGGAGCAGACGGCCGTACGGCAGCTCGCCCGGGACTTCGTGGAGCGCGAGATCGCCCCGCACGTCGTCGCCTGGGACCGGGCCGAGGAGGTCGACCGGGGCATCGTGAAGAAGCTCGGCGAGCTGGGCTTCCTCGGCCTGACCGTCGACGAGGAGTACGGCGGCTCGGGCGGCGACCACCTGGCGTACTGCCTGGTCACGGAGGAGCTGGGCCGCGGTGACTCCTCGGTCCGCGGGATCGTGTCCGTCTCCCTCGGGCTCGTCGCCAAGACGATCGCCGCCTGGGGGAGCGAGGAGCACAAGCGGCGCTGGCTGCCCGGCCTCACCTCCGGCGCGTACGTCGGCTGCTTCGGCCTGACCGAGCCGGGCACCGGATCCGACGCGGGCAGCCTCACCACCCGGGCCGTCCGCGACGGCGGTGACTACGTCATCAACGGCACCAAGATGTTCATCACCAACGGCACCTGGGCCGACGTCGTCCTGCTCTTCGCCCGCTCCACCGACGCCCCCGGCCACAAGGGCGTCTCCGCCTTCCTCGTGCCCGCCGACACCCCCGGCCTGACCCGCCGCGCCATCCACGGCAAGCTCGGCCTGCGCGGCCAGGCCACCGCCGAACTCGTCCTTCAGGACGTGCGCGTCCCCGCCTCCGCCCTGCTCGGCGAGGAGGGCAGGGGCTTCTCCGTCGCCATGTCCGCCCTCGCCAAGGGCCGGATGTCGGTGGCCGCGGGCTGCGTCGGCATCGCCCAGGCCGCACTGGACGCGGCCGTGCGGTACGCCGGTGAGCGCGAGCAGTTCGGCAAGCCGATCGCCCGCCACCAGCTCGTGCAGGAGCTGATCAGCGACATCGCCGTCGACGTGGACGCGGCCCGGCTGCTGACCTGGCGGGTCGCCGACCTGATCGACCGCGGCGAACCGTTCGCCGTCGAGTCCTCCAAGGCCAAGCTGTTCGCCTCCGAGGCGGCCGTCCGCGCCGCGAACAACGCCCTCCAGGTGTTCGGCGGCTACGGCTACACAGACGAGTACCCGGCCGGCAAACTGCTGCGCGACGCCCGCGTGATGACCCTCTACGAGGGCACCAGCCAGATCCAGAAGCTGCTCATCGGGCGTGCCCTGACCGGCGTCTCGGCGTTCTGA
- a CDS encoding YiaA/YiaB family inner membrane protein, whose protein sequence is MSDTPVKQHSTAAFHGQAVASFAVALAATAIGVYRLDAGAWVRGFLAIAVLYLVTSAFTLAKVVRDRQEAGYIVSRVDQARLEKLLAEHDPFDRP, encoded by the coding sequence ATGAGTGACACACCGGTCAAGCAGCACAGCACGGCCGCCTTCCACGGTCAGGCCGTCGCCTCGTTCGCCGTCGCCCTGGCGGCCACCGCCATCGGCGTCTACCGGCTGGACGCCGGCGCCTGGGTCCGCGGCTTCCTCGCGATCGCCGTTCTCTACCTCGTCACCTCCGCCTTCACCCTCGCCAAGGTCGTCCGGGACCGCCAGGAGGCCGGGTACATCGTCAGCCGCGTCGACCAGGCCCGCCTGGAGAAGCTGCTCGCCGAACACGACCCCTTCGACAGGCCGTGA
- a CDS encoding TetR/AcrR family transcriptional regulator: protein MSTAEETTGGEVEPWEEVTPDAARRLLVAAVEAFAERGYHATTTRDIASRAGMSPAALYIHYKTKEELLHRISRIGHDKALDILRTAAGREGGASERLADAVSSFVRWHAGRRTTARVVQYELDALGPDARAEIVALRRQVDAEVRGIIEDGVASGEFDVLDVKGTTLAVLSLCIDVARWFTVNGPRTPEEVGALYADLVLRMVGAR, encoded by the coding sequence ATGAGTACGGCGGAGGAGACGACCGGCGGCGAAGTGGAGCCGTGGGAAGAGGTCACCCCGGACGCGGCCCGGCGGCTGCTCGTCGCCGCCGTGGAGGCCTTCGCCGAGCGGGGCTACCACGCGACGACGACCCGTGACATCGCGAGCCGCGCCGGCATGAGCCCGGCCGCGCTCTACATCCACTACAAGACCAAGGAAGAGCTGCTCCACCGGATCAGCCGGATCGGCCACGACAAGGCCCTCGACATCCTGCGCACGGCGGCCGGCCGCGAGGGCGGCGCGTCCGAGCGGCTGGCGGACGCGGTCAGCTCCTTCGTCCGCTGGCACGCGGGCCGGCGGACCACCGCGCGGGTCGTGCAGTACGAACTCGACGCCCTCGGCCCCGACGCCCGCGCCGAGATCGTCGCGCTGCGCCGCCAGGTGGACGCCGAGGTGCGCGGGATCATCGAGGACGGCGTGGCCTCGGGCGAGTTCGACGTGCTGGACGTGAAGGGCACCACCCTCGCCGTGCTGTCGCTGTGCATCGACGTGGCCCGGTGGTTCACCGTGAACGGCCCGCGCACCCCCGAGGAGGTCGGCGCGCTCTACGCCGACCTCGTGCTGCGCATGGTGGGGGCGAGGTAG
- a CDS encoding MaoC family dehydratase, translating into MAEPRTFTSPDELKAAVGEQLGHTDWLEVDQKRIDLFAEATGDHQWIHVDPEKAAGGPFGTTIAHGYLTLSLLPLFGPQLIRVEGVKMGVNYGTNKVRFPAPVPVGSRLRATGTITGVEDVTGGVQVTVAFTVEREGGDKPVCVAESVSRYYL; encoded by the coding sequence ATGGCAGAACCGAGGACCTTCACCTCCCCCGACGAGCTGAAGGCGGCCGTGGGCGAGCAACTGGGCCACACCGACTGGCTGGAGGTCGACCAGAAGCGGATCGACCTGTTCGCCGAGGCGACCGGCGACCACCAGTGGATCCACGTGGATCCGGAGAAGGCCGCGGGCGGGCCGTTCGGGACCACGATCGCCCACGGCTACCTCACCCTGTCGCTGCTGCCGCTGTTCGGGCCGCAGCTCATCAGGGTCGAGGGCGTGAAGATGGGCGTGAACTACGGGACGAACAAGGTCCGCTTCCCCGCCCCGGTGCCCGTCGGCTCCCGGCTGCGCGCCACCGGGACGATCACCGGCGTGGAGGACGTCACCGGCGGGGTGCAGGTGACGGTCGCCTTCACGGTGGAGCGCGAGGGCGGCGACAAGCCGGTGTGCGTCGCGGAGTCGGTGTCCCGGTACTACCTCTGA
- the soxR gene encoding redox-sensitive transcriptional activator SoxR, translating into MPQIPEKIHELTVGQLSARSGAAVSALHFYEAKGLISSRRTPGNQRRYSRDTLRRVAFVRAAQRVGIPLATIREVLSGLPQERTPTREDWARLSEGWRSELEERIQQLNRLRDHLADCIGCGCLSLENCVLSNPDDVFGDRLTGSRLLPEGR; encoded by the coding sequence GTGCCCCAGATTCCGGAGAAGATCCACGAGCTGACCGTCGGCCAGTTGTCCGCGCGCAGCGGCGCCGCGGTGTCCGCACTGCACTTCTACGAGGCCAAGGGCCTGATCTCCAGCAGGCGCACCCCGGGCAACCAGCGCCGGTACAGCCGCGACACCCTGCGCCGGGTCGCGTTCGTCCGCGCGGCCCAGCGGGTCGGCATCCCCCTGGCCACGATCCGTGAGGTCCTGTCCGGGCTGCCGCAGGAGCGGACGCCGACCAGGGAGGACTGGGCACGCCTGTCGGAGGGGTGGCGCTCGGAACTGGAGGAGCGGATCCAGCAGCTGAACCGCCTGCGGGACCATCTGGCCGACTGCATCGGGTGTGGGTGCCTGTCCCTGGAGAACTGCGTCCTGTCCAACCCGGACGACGTCTTCGGCGACCGCCTGACGGGCTCCCGGCTGCTTCCCGAGGGCCGCTGA
- a CDS encoding penicillin acylase family protein has translation MPRRSPRTAPDRLRTSRRLPGFLKTASVCVLVAGLLAPFTRTAAAAVDATAPNDYCGGQCSDIVPPGENGNATLAQILLNQAFGTQPSHAEDQLGPYAGLATGYKGLTDATINTFFNDASFGVPSGQVASTEKPAGRGDVTIVRDKKSGVPHITGTTRYGTEFGAGYAAGEDRLWLMDVFRHVGRGRLTSFAGGAAANQGLEQQFYRDAPYTEADLQAQIDNAVAKNGARGRQALDDVNAYLAGINAYIDASDSGRYFPGEYVLTGHKDSITNAGTIDHFKVTDMVALASVIGSLFGSGGGGEVNNARSLLAAQARYGVEQGTRVWESFRERNDPEAALTVHDGRSFPYAAKPADAQGQALPDTGSVTQEPLVYDRTGSAATASARKMSATAAGATLGSARRGMSNALVVSGEHTAGGHPIAVFGPQTGYFAPQLLMLQEIQGPGISARGASFAGLSMYVELGRGQDYSWSATTSGQDIIDTYAVELCQDDYHYLYHGTCTAMDKVEQKNAWSPTVADGTAAGSYTMRAWRTKYGPVAYRAAVGGKKVAYTTLRSSYLHEADSIIGFQMLNDPDYVKGPQDFQSAAQHINFTFNWFYADSRHTAYYNSGDNPVRADGVDAEFPVWGRPAYEWRNWDPATNTADYTPASAHPNSMDQDYYISWNNKQAEEYTTASWGDGSVHRGDLLDDRVKKLVAAGGVTRTKLVQAMADAGLADLRAEDVLPELLKVVDSAPVTDPTAAAAVGKLKAWVAAGAKRTETSAGSKTYADADAIRVLDAWWPLLVKAEFEPGLGPDLYTAITGSLPVDEAPSAGHGPTGSHAGSSFQYGWWSYVDKDIRAVLGESVRGGLAHTYCGGGSLGACRDTLLGTLKQAAGLTAAQVYPGDDQCSAGDQWCADSITQRTLGGIKHGRISWQNRPTFQQVVEYTSHR, from the coding sequence ATGCCACGGCGAAGTCCACGTACTGCCCCTGACAGACTGAGAACGTCCCGACGTCTTCCCGGGTTCCTGAAGACCGCGTCCGTATGCGTCCTCGTCGCCGGTCTCCTCGCTCCCTTCACTCGCACAGCGGCGGCGGCGGTCGACGCGACCGCCCCGAACGACTACTGCGGCGGCCAGTGTTCGGACATCGTGCCGCCCGGCGAGAACGGCAACGCGACCCTCGCCCAGATCCTGCTCAACCAGGCCTTCGGCACCCAGCCGTCGCACGCCGAGGACCAGCTCGGCCCCTACGCCGGCCTGGCCACCGGCTACAAGGGACTGACCGACGCCACGATCAACACCTTCTTCAACGACGCCTCGTTCGGCGTCCCGTCCGGCCAGGTCGCCTCCACCGAGAAGCCGGCCGGCCGCGGCGACGTGACGATCGTGCGCGACAAGAAGTCCGGCGTGCCGCACATCACCGGCACCACCCGGTACGGCACCGAGTTCGGCGCCGGTTACGCGGCGGGCGAGGACCGGCTGTGGCTGATGGACGTCTTCCGGCACGTGGGCCGCGGCCGGCTGACCTCTTTCGCGGGTGGCGCCGCCGCCAACCAGGGCCTGGAGCAGCAGTTCTACCGCGACGCGCCCTACACCGAGGCCGACCTCCAGGCGCAGATCGACAACGCGGTGGCGAAGAACGGCGCCCGCGGCCGGCAGGCCCTCGACGACGTCAACGCCTACCTCGCCGGGATCAACGCCTACATAGACGCCTCCGACAGCGGCCGTTACTTCCCCGGCGAGTACGTCCTTACCGGTCACAAGGACTCGATCACCAACGCCGGCACGATCGACCACTTCAAGGTCACCGACATGGTGGCCCTCGCCTCCGTCATCGGCTCGCTGTTCGGCTCCGGCGGGGGCGGCGAGGTGAACAACGCCCGGTCCCTGCTCGCCGCCCAGGCCAGATACGGCGTCGAGCAGGGCACCCGGGTCTGGGAGTCCTTCCGCGAGCGCAACGACCCCGAGGCCGCCCTCACCGTCCACGACGGCCGCAGCTTCCCGTACGCCGCCAAGCCCGCCGACGCCCAGGGCCAGGCCCTGCCCGACACCGGCTCGGTGACCCAGGAACCGCTCGTGTACGACCGCACGGGCAGCGCGGCCACGGCGAGCGCCCGGAAGATGTCCGCCACGGCCGCCGGGGCGACGCTCGGCTCGGCCCGGCGGGGCATGTCCAACGCCCTCGTGGTGAGCGGCGAGCACACCGCCGGCGGCCACCCGATCGCCGTCTTCGGCCCGCAGACCGGCTACTTCGCCCCGCAGTTGCTCATGCTCCAGGAGATCCAGGGGCCGGGCATCAGCGCCCGCGGCGCGTCCTTCGCGGGGCTGAGCATGTACGTGGAACTCGGCCGCGGCCAGGACTACTCCTGGAGCGCCACCACGTCCGGCCAGGACATCATCGACACCTACGCCGTCGAGCTGTGCCAGGACGACTACCACTACCTGTACCACGGCACCTGCACCGCCATGGACAAGGTCGAGCAGAAGAACGCCTGGTCGCCGACGGTGGCCGACGGCACGGCCGCGGGGTCGTACACCATGCGCGCGTGGCGCACGAAGTACGGTCCGGTGGCGTACCGGGCGGCCGTCGGCGGCAAGAAGGTCGCCTACACCACCCTGCGCTCCTCCTACCTGCACGAGGCCGACTCGATCATCGGTTTCCAGATGCTCAACGACCCCGACTACGTCAAGGGGCCCCAGGACTTCCAGAGCGCCGCGCAGCACATCAACTTCACCTTCAACTGGTTCTACGCCGACTCACGGCACACCGCCTACTACAACAGCGGTGACAACCCGGTCCGGGCGGACGGCGTCGACGCGGAGTTCCCCGTCTGGGGCCGGCCGGCGTACGAGTGGCGGAACTGGGACCCGGCCACCAACACGGCCGACTACACCCCGGCCTCCGCGCACCCCAACTCCATGGACCAGGACTACTACATCTCCTGGAACAACAAGCAGGCCGAGGAGTACACGACCGCGTCCTGGGGTGACGGCTCCGTGCACCGCGGCGACCTGCTGGACGACCGCGTCAAGAAGCTCGTCGCGGCCGGCGGGGTGACCCGTACGAAACTGGTGCAGGCCATGGCCGACGCGGGCCTCGCCGACCTGCGCGCCGAGGACGTGCTGCCCGAGCTGCTGAAGGTGGTCGACTCCGCGCCGGTGACCGACCCCACGGCCGCCGCGGCGGTGGGCAAGCTCAAGGCCTGGGTGGCCGCGGGCGCCAAGCGCACCGAGACGTCGGCCGGTTCGAAGACGTACGCCGACGCCGACGCGATCCGCGTCCTGGACGCCTGGTGGCCGCTGCTGGTGAAGGCGGAGTTCGAGCCGGGACTCGGCCCCGACCTGTACACCGCGATCACCGGCAGCCTGCCGGTCGACGAGGCGCCGTCCGCCGGTCACGGTCCGACCGGCTCGCACGCCGGAAGCTCCTTCCAGTACGGATGGTGGAGCTATGTCGACAAGGACATCCGCGCGGTGCTCGGCGAGTCCGTGCGGGGCGGCCTGGCGCACACGTACTGCGGCGGCGGCAGCCTCGGCGCGTGCCGGGACACCCTGCTCGGCACGTTGAAGCAGGCGGCCGGCCTGACCGCCGCGCAGGTCTACCCGGGCGACGACCAGTGCTCGGCCGGGGACCAGTGGTGCGCCGACTCGATCACCCAGCGCACCCTGGGCGGTATCAAGCACGGCAGGATCAGTTGGCAGAACCGGCCGACGTTCCAGCAGGTCGTGGAGTACACCTCGCACCGCTGA